Proteins from one Nicotiana tabacum cultivar K326 chromosome 23, ASM71507v2, whole genome shotgun sequence genomic window:
- the LOC107827872 gene encoding putative methyltransferase PMT14 → MASKYHAPSNRTRRPISILIVIGLCCFFYLIGVWQKSGSGKGDKLALAVTEQTADCNIFPPSTLDFESHHNYVEMIESSEPKTKVFKSCEAKYTDYTPCQEQDRAMTFPRENMIYRERHCPPDDEKLRCLILAPKGYTTPFPWPKSRDYAYYANVPYKHLTVEKAVQNWVQFQGNVFKFPGGGTMFPKGADAYIDELASVVPIKSGMIRTALDTGCGVASWGAYLLKRNILAMSFAPKDNHEAQVQFALERGVPAVIGVFGSIHLPYPSRAFDMSHCSRCLIPWASNEGMYMMEVDRVLRPGGYWILSGPPLNWKTYHRVWNRTIADVKAEQKRIEDFAELLCWEKKYEKGDVAIWRKKINGKSCSRRKSANVCQTKDTDNVWYKKMDTCITPYPEVQNSDEVAGGELKKFPARLFAVPPRVANEMVPGVTIESYQEDNKLWKKHVTSYKRIVSLLGTTRYHNIMDMNAGLGGFAAALDSPKLWVMNVVPTIAENTLGVVYERGLIGIYHDWCEGFSTYPRTYDLLHANRLFTLYQDKCEFEDILLEMDRVLRPEGSVILRDGVEVLNKVRKIAAGLRWETKLVDHEDGPLVPEKIFVAVKQYHVEGDDDQNTQNDE, encoded by the exons ATGGCGTCCAAGTATCATGCACCAAGCAACAGAACACGACGACCGATCTCTATATTGATTGTAATTGGTCTTTGCTGTTTCTTTTATCTAATAGGAGTTTGGCAGAAGAGTGGGTCCGGTAAGGGAGATAAATTAGCACTAGCAGTGACCGAGCAAACTGCTGACTGCAATATCTTTCCACCATCCACTCTGGATTTCGAATCACACCATAATTATGTAGAAATGATTGAATCTTCAGAACCAAAAACTAAAGTATTCAAGTCATGTGAGGCTAAATACACTGACTACACTCCCTGCCAAGAACAAGACCGAGCAATGACGTTCCCACGGGAAAATATGATATATAGAGAAAGGCATTGCCCTCCAGATGATGAAAAGCTTCGTTGTTTGATTCTAGCACCCAAAGGATACACAACTCCATTTCCATGGCCGAAAAGCCGTGATTATGCCTACTATGCTAATGTTCCTTACAAACACTTGACAGTTGAGAAGGCGGTCCAGAACTGGGTACAGTTTCAGGGAAACGTTTTCAAATTTCCAGGAGGAGGTACAATGTTTCCTAAAGGAGCAGACGCATATATTGATGAACTTGCATCTGTGGTTCCAATTAAAAGTGGCATGATAAGAACTGCTCTTGACACTGGTTGCGGG GTTGCAAGCTGGGGTGCTTACTTGCTGAAGAGAAATATTCTGGCAATGTCATTTGCACCTAAGGACAATCATGAAGCACAAGTGCAATTTGCATTGGAGCGAGGTGTACCTGCTGTTATTGGAGTGTTTGGTTCCATACACCTTCCATACCCATCAAGAGCATTTGACATGTCTCATTGTTCTCGCTGTCTCATTCCCTGGGCATCAAACG AGGGTATGTACATGATGGAAGTCGATCGAGTTTTGAGACCTGGTGGATACTGGATACTGTCTGGTCCTCCACTTAATTGGAAGACCTATCACAGAGTCTGGAACAGGACAATTGCGGATGTGAAAGCTGAGCAAAAGAGGATTGAAGATTTTGCTGAGCTTCTTTGCTGGGAGAAGAAATATGAAAAAGGTGATGTAGCTATATGGAGGAAAAAAATAAATGGAAAATCATGCAGCAGAAGGAAATCTGCCAACGTATGTCAAACAAAGGATACTGATAATGTCTG GTACAAAAAAATGGACACATGCATAACCCCCTATCCTGAGGTCCAGAATTCTGATGAAGTAGCTGGAGGGGAATTGAAGAAGTTTCCTGCTAGGCTCTTTGCAGTTCCGCCACGTGTAGCCAATGAAATGGTTCCTGGGGTGACAATTGAGTCTTATCAAGAGGATAATAAGCTTTGGAAGAAACATGTCACTTCTTACAAGAGGATCGTTAGCCTACTCGGCACCACGAGATACCACAACATAATGGATATGAATGCCGGACTTGGAGGATTTGCTGCAGCACTGGACTCTCCTAAGCTGTGGGTGATGAATGTTGTGCCAACTATTGCTGAAAACACTCTTGGTGTCGTATATGAGAGGGGCTTGATTGGGATATACCATGACTG GTGTGAAGGCTTCTCCACGTACCCGAGGACGTATGACCTCCTTCATGCTAATCGCTTGTTCACTTTGTATCAGGACAA GTGTGAATTTGAAGATATTCTTCTAGAAATGGACCGTGTTCTGCGGCCTGAAGGGTCGGTCATTCTTCGAGATGGAGTTGAAGTATTGAACAAGGTTAGGAAAATTGCAGCAGGACTGAGATGGGAAACTAAATTAGTAGATCATGAAGATGGACCCTTGGTACCTGAGAAAATATTTGTTGCTGTCAAACAATATCATGTTGAAGGTGATGACGACCAGAACACGCAAAACGATGAATGA